The following are encoded together in the Labeo rohita strain BAU-BD-2019 chromosome 17, IGBB_LRoh.1.0, whole genome shotgun sequence genome:
- the slc16a9a gene encoding monocarboxylate transporter 9a, translating into MGAVKGEDGLDGGWGWMIVVASFMAQFLSFGSPQSVGVLYPEWLSAFQEGKGMTAWVGSMVSGVALITSPVCSACVDNFGARPVTVFSGVMVAGGLMLSAFAPSVSFLIFSYGIVVGIGCGLVYAATLTITCQYFDKKRGLALGIVTTGTSVGGFIYATLQNELIELFGLEGCLLIIGALALNLMVCAGPMRPINLPGYYLKQRAALQRTEEPEPLYTKPTAIIIDTDLKTAPVSADNAATIKLLIIKEPIELQECEVEQKGGILSCSIVARAIKKIMRPYGQYLSETVELLQDRVFMAFCIAMFLFSLGAFPPVLFMEDVAQSEGLIDGIALIPLVSIVAMTTGIGKLVLGVLADMRWVNSLYLYALTLIGTGTALLLIPVSKSYLGLQVLSAVVGFFSGNWSLTSYITTKIVGIERLSQAHGILMCFGGFGITLGPPVVGWFFDWTQSYDLAFYFSGTCVLVSGLFLFLATLPCWNRTSEEGHSPVEEDVNTSQQPTLDCDKVASVA; encoded by the exons ATGGGTGCTGTAAAAGGTGAAGATGGTTTAGACGGTGGATGGGGATGGATGATTGTTGTGGCCTCTTTTATGGCCCAGTTCCTGTCTTTCGGATCCCCTCAGTCCGTCGGGGTGTTGTATCCTGAGTGGCTCAGTGCCTTCCAGGAGGGAAAAGGCATGACGGCTTGGGTCGGATCCATGGTGTCTGGTGTGGCACTCATCACCA GCCCGGTGTGCAGTGCTTGTGTGGATAATTTTGGTGCACGACCAGTAACCGTCTTCAGCGGTGTGATGGTGGCCGGAGGTCTGATGCTGAGCGCTTTTGCTCCGAGTGTCTCTTTCCTCATCTTCTCCTATGGCATTGTTGTCG GCATTGGCTGTGGACTTGTCTATGCTGCCACTCTGACCATAACCTGCCAGTACTTTGACAAGAAGCGTGGCCTAGCGCTGGGCATTGTTACCACAG GTACAAGTGTGGGTGGGTTCATTTACGCTACACTCCAGAATGAGCTCATCGAGTTGTTTGGATTGGAGGGTTGCCTGCTTATCATTGGAGCGCTGGCGCTCAACCTGATGGTATGTGCTGGGCCAATGCGACCTATAAACTTACCTGGTTACTACCTAAAACAGCGAGCTGCTCTACAGCGTACAGAGGAACCAGAACCACTCTACACCAAACCTACTGCCATTATCATTGACACTGATCTCAAAACCGCACCCGTCTCGGCCGATAACGCAGCCACCATTAAGCTTTTAATCATCAAGGAACCCATCGAGCTCCAAGAGTGTGAAGTGGAACAAAAAGGTGGGATATTGTCCTGTTCAATAGTAGCACGAGCCATCAAGAAGATAATGCGACCCTATGGACAGTACCTGTCCGAGACTGTAGAGCTCCTACAGGACCGTGTCTTCATGGCTTTCTGCATCGCCATGTTCCTGTTCAGCTTAGGGGCCTTCCCACCTGTGCTCTTCATGGAGGACGTAGCCCAGAGCGAGGGGCTTATTGACGGGATTGCGCTAATACCCCTCGTTTCTATTGTTGCGATGACAACAGGCATCGGAAAGCTGGTCCTGGGCGTCCTGGCAGACATGCGATGGGTGAACAGCTTGTACCTGTATGCCCTGACGCTGATAGGCACAGGCACAGCTCTACTGCTCATTCCTGTGTCTAAAAGCTACCTGGGTCTGCAAGTTCTGTCAGCCGTGGTTGGATTTTTCTCAGGGAACTGGTCTCTCACGTCATACATCACTACCAAGATCGTGGGCATCGAACGACTCAGTCAGGCTCACGGCATTCTCATGTGCTTCGGAGGGTTTGGAATCACACTCGGGCCACCTGTTGTAG GCTGGTTCTTCGACTGGACTCAGTCTTACGACTTGGCATTCTACTTCAGTGGCACTTGTGTTTTAGTGTCTGGTTTGTTTCTGTTCCTGGCCACTCTGCCTTGCTGGAACAGGACGTCAGAGGAGGGACATTCTCCTGTAGAAGAGGATGTCAACACTTCTCAACAGCCCACTCTTGACTGTGACAAAGTAGCCTCTGTGGCTTGA